The genome window GTAAAATATGAAGGTTATATAGAAAAGTCACTTCAGCAAGTAGAACGTATGAAAAAGATGGATACGAAAAAAATACCTGAAAACATTGATTATGACGCAATTTCAAGTATTGCAAATGAAGCAAGACAAAAGTTAAAAGAAGTGAGGCCACTTTCGGTTGGACAGGCATCTCGCGTATCAGGAGTAAATCCATCAGATATATCTATTCTGTTAATCTACTTAGAGCAAGGTAAGGTTGCACGAGTATCTAATCAGGATTGATTGGTGGAGAAAGGACTAAACATGAAACAAGAACAATTCATATCTTTACTTAAAGAAAAGGGGATTTCTCTTTCTCCATTCCAAATAAATCAGTTTGAGCGTTACTATGAAATATTAGTGGAATGGAATGAAAAGATGAATTTAACAGCGATCACTGAAAAAGAAGAAGTGTATCTAAAGCATTTCTATGATTCAATATCAGCTGCCTTTTATACCGATTTTAATCAAGAAGTAACAGTATGTGATGTAGGAGCAGGAGCAGGATTTCCGAGTATTCCTTTGAAAATCTGTTTCCCATCCATTCATGTTACAATTGTTGATTCCTTGCAAAAGCGTATCACTTTTTTGAACCATTTAGCTAAAGAATTAAACTTGTCAAATGTCACATTCTATCATGACCGTGCAGAAACATTTGGTCAGAAACAAGAGTTTCGTGAAACATTTGATCTTGTGACGGCAAGAGCAGTAGCTCGTTTATCTGTATTAAGTGAATTATGTCTTCCTCTTGTAAAGGTAAATGGACAGTTTGTAGTGATGAAAGGTGCATCTGCAAAGGAAGAATTAGAAGATGGAAAAAAAGCAGTAAAAATACTTGGTGGTGAGGTAAAAGAGGAACACCAGTTCCAATTACCTACCGAGGAAAGTAATCGGTCTATATTTATTATTAAAAAGACACAAAAAACACCAAAAAAATATCCAAGAAAACCTGGTACACCTAATAAAACACCGATACAATAAGAGATTAGTACAAATGTAATCCTTTTCTAAATAAATTGTTTCACGTGGAACATTTTCATAGAAGGAAAGTCACAGACAAATAACGAATATATACAAGAGGAGTTTCCTAAAGGTGGTGGGTAAAGGATGAAGAGTCCTTTTTCTAGAATTTTCGGTATTGGGGAAAAAGAAGTAGCCGAGATTATTGAGAAAACAGATCGAGATGAGATTAAAAAAATTCCACTTTCTGATATCGTTCCTAATAGATATCAACCACGTACAGTTTTTGATGATGAAAAGATTGAAGAATTATCATTAACTATTCATACTCATGGTATTATTCAACCAATCGTAGTTCGTGAATATGAAGCGGGGAAATATGAAATTATTGCAGGAGAACGTCGTTTTAGAGCAGTCACAAAACTAGGTTGGGAAACGATACCGGCAATTATAAAAGATTTTAATGATGCAGAAACAGCTTCAGTTGCATTAATAGAAAACCTACAGCGTGAGGAATTGTCTGTGATTGAAGAGGCAATTGCATACGCGAAATTGTTAGAACTTCATAACCTTACTCAAGAGGCATTGGCGCAACGATTAGGTAAGGGGCAATCAACTGTAGCTAATAAGTTGCGTTTATTAAAACTGCCAGAAGAAGTTCAGGATGCTCTGCTCCAGAAGCAGATAACAGAAAGGCATGCTAGGGCTCTTATTCCATTAAAAAGTCCTGACAAGCAGCTTAAGTTATTAAAAGAAGTAATTGAACTTCAACTAAATGTAAAGCAAACCGAGAACCGTGTTAATAGAATGTTAGAAGAGACAATGGACAAGCCCAAACCAAAGCGAAAAGCATTTAGTAAAGATATGAGAATCGCAATGAATACAATTAGACAGTCACTTACTATGGTTCAAGATAATGGAGTTGAATTGAATTCAACTGAAGAGGAATTTGATGACTTTTATCAAATTACAATTAAAATTCCAAAGAAATAAGATATAAAATCCCTATCATTTGAATAGGGATTATTTTTTTTGATAAAAAAATTAGCAAATAAACTCCTTTTTTTTCGATTCGTGTTAAAATGATATAGTTGATAGATAAATTTGTTAGATTTTGAAGGTAGGTGACACAGTGGCAAGGATTATTTCTATAGCGAACCAAAAAGGCGGGGTTGGAAAAACAACTACTTCCGTCAATTTAGGTGCATGCTTAGCATATTTAGGAAAAAAAGTCTTACTAGTAGATATTGATCCTCAAGGGAATGCCACAAGTGGTGTTGGTATTGATAAGGCTGATGTTGATGCATGTATTTATGATATTTTAGTAGAAGATGCTGATGCAAAGACTGTTGTTAAACCGACTGATGTGGAGAATTTATATATAATACCTGCAACGATTCAATTAGCAGGTGCTGAAATTGAGTTAGTACCAACTATTTCCAGAGAAGTGAGATTAAAGCGAGCATTAGAAACAGTAGAGGCTGCTTATGACTATATCATTATTGATTGTCCTCCATCTCTTGGATTACTTACAATTAACTCACTAACAGCCTCAAACTCTGTGTTAATCCCTGTACAATGTGAATATTATGCTCTAGAGGGACTTAGCCAATTACTAAACACAGTACGTCTAGTTCAAAAACATTTAAATACTGATTTAATGATTGAGGGCGTACTGTTAACAATGTTAGATGCAAGAACAAATCTAGGTATTCAAGTTATTGATGAAGTAAAAAAATACTTCCAAGAGAAGGTTTATCAGTCCATTATTCCTCGTAATATTAGACTTAGTGAGGCACCAAGTCATGGGAAACCAATCATTATTTATGATCCTAAATCTAGAGGTGCTGAAGTATACTTAGACCTTGCAAAGGAAGTGATGATGAATGGCTAAAGGACTAGGGAAAGGGATAAATGCATTTTTCCCGAATGTTGACTTAAATAAAGAAGAAGTTATTCAAGAAATTAAGTTAAAAGATCTTCGCCCTAATCCATACCAACCTCGTAAACACTTTGAAGAGGAAGCAATAGAAGAACTTAAAGAATCCATTATTCAACATGGGATTTTGCAACCGATTATCGTTCGTAAGAGTATAAAAGGTTATGAAATAGTTGTAGGAGAAAGACGTTTTCGTGCAGCTAAAGCAGCTGGGTTAGAAGTTGCTCCAGTTGTTGTAAAGGAACTCTCTGAACAAGAAATGATGGAACTTGCTTTGCTTGAGAACCTCCAACGGGAAGATTTAACACCAATTGAAGAAGCTCAAGCATATCAATCATTGATTGATCAGTTGAATCTTACTCAAGAGCAGTTAGCTAAGCGGTTAGGGAAAAGTAGACCGCATATAGCAAACCATATACGCTTATTATCTCTACCTGAGGCTGTAAGAGGATTTATTTCCGACGGGAAACTATCAATGGGGCATGGGAGAGCGTTACTTGGTTTAAGGAAGAAAGAAAAATTGAATGTTGTTGTAGAAAAGATATTGAAAGAACAATTAAATGTAAGACAACTTGAACAGTTAGTGCACCAGCTAAATGAAAATGTTTCACGTGAAACATTGAAACCTAAAAAAGAGAAAGACATCTTCATTAAAGAAAGAGAGACTGTACTTAGAGAGAGATTTGGTACATCTGTTTCTATTAAACAAACAAAGAAAAAAGGTAAAATAGAAATAGAATTTATGTCCCCGGATGATTTGAACCGAATCCTTGAATTACTGGGTGCAATCGAATAAAGAAACCACATTTGTGGTTTATTTTTTTAGGTTTAACAAAAAATAGATTGTCAGTGGATTGAGTAACATTTTTAACTTCAAAGTGCCACTTTTACAAATAAAGGAGAAAAAGTATGGTTCTATTAGGGACAATTGTTAATGGGATTTGTATTATTCTAGGAACATTGATTGGAAGTTTTCTTACCAGAATACCAGAGAAAGTAAAAAACACAGTGATGCAAGGTATTGGCTTGTCAGTGACTCTTTTAGGTATTCAAATGGGATTAAAGAGTGAGGAATTCCTAATTGTAATAATGAGTATTGTGATAGGTGCTGTGATTGGTGAATTTATAGACCTTGATGATAAATTAAACCGTATAGGATTATGGATTGAAAAGAAAATAGGAAATAGAGCTAAAGGTGATGTTGCTAAAGGATTTGTGACAGCTACGTTGATTTTTGTAATAGGCGCAATGGCGATTATTGGATCATTAGACAGTGGTATTAGACAAGATCATCAAGTTTTATATACAAAGTCTCTTATTGATGGATTTACAAGTCTCATTTTAACGACAACCCTTGGTGTCGGCGTAATGTTATCTGCTATTCCGGTTATGATTTATCAAGGATCTATTGCACTGTTTGCTACGCAAATTGAACGTTTTGTTCCAACTGCCATTATGGATTCTTTTATAGTAGAAATGACAGCAACTGGAGGATTAATGATTGTAGCTATCGGTTTAAACTTATTAGGAATAACTAAAATTAAAGTGGCTAACTTATTACCAAGTATTATCATTGTGGCAATTCTTGTAACAATTGTTCATAAATTTTTATAAAACAACCTGGAAAGAAAGAGAGCTTCTCATTCTTTCAGGTTGTTTTTTTTATGACTGTTTAGTATCCAACCTCAATTTGCTTCTAAAACTGGTTGTACACCCAGAAAAATTTTACGAAAAGCAACAAAGCTTTAGAAATGAGCTTTTTAGATAGTTTTTGATTTATTGAGAGAATATTTAGCTAGTAATTGTTTTCGTTTTAATAAACGATCTGCCTCCATAACGCCATCCGATATAGTTGAGGCCATTTTCATGACTAAATTTAAACGTGTATTTTGAAGAACAAAGTATTCCATAAACCCACTAACATTCACAATGCCTGTCATATGTATATCTCCTACAGGAGGTAAGTCCTTCTTCACGCCTGCTCCTGGCTTCACAGGGCCTGTTGCAACTGTTACACAGCCTACGTTCTTTAGTCTCCCTAAACACGCGTCTATAGCCAAAATAAACGGGTTATTTAGCTTGTCTTTAATGTAGGCTAATTGTTCCTCTAAATTGACAGCGTGAATAGGGTTTTCTAACGTCCCAAACACATGAATAAAGGATATACCGGCTTCTTCTAGTTTTGTTCCGATTAGTGGACCTAATGCATCCCCAGTAGACCGATCTGTACCAATGCAGACAACTGCAATTTGTTTGTCCAACTGAGTAGGGAAGTGAGTCATAAGTTGACTTGCAATTTTAGTGGGTGCTTCCTTATCATCAAAAAGAATTTTAGATTCCAGGCTCAGTTTTTCAAAAATATTCGGTCTAAGATTCATAGATTCCACTCCTTAGTAATAGTAGTAACAGTATACGGAGAAAAATGTAATTCTATACATGTTATTAGTAGGAGGGTGTTTATTTTGATAAAATCGGGAATAAAATGGATGTTTATTATATTAGGGGCAATGATTGGTGCTGGATATGCTTCTGGTAGAGAGCTGTGGCAATTTTTTGGCGAAGAAAGTGGACTTGCTATCCTTATATTTACAGTCTTATTTATCATTTCCAGTTATATTGTAATGAAGATTAGTTATGAAGAAAAAACAGAACACTTTTTACCAATACTTCAAAAGTTGGTAGGAAAGAAGATTGCTGCTTATTATGATGGTATTATCATTTTCTACTTATTTACAACAACAGTTATCATGTTAGCAGGTGGCGGTTCTACTGGAGAATTGTTTCACATTCCATATACTTTGGGTATCCTTTTTATATCTGTGATTCT of Bacillus sp. BGMRC 2118 contains these proteins:
- the rsmG gene encoding 16S rRNA (guanine(527)-N(7))-methyltransferase RsmG produces the protein MKQEQFISLLKEKGISLSPFQINQFERYYEILVEWNEKMNLTAITEKEEVYLKHFYDSISAAFYTDFNQEVTVCDVGAGAGFPSIPLKICFPSIHVTIVDSLQKRITFLNHLAKELNLSNVTFYHDRAETFGQKQEFRETFDLVTARAVARLSVLSELCLPLVKVNGQFVVMKGASAKEELEDGKKAVKILGGEVKEEHQFQLPTEESNRSIFIIKKTQKTPKKYPRKPGTPNKTPIQ
- the noc gene encoding nucleoid occlusion protein encodes the protein MKSPFSRIFGIGEKEVAEIIEKTDRDEIKKIPLSDIVPNRYQPRTVFDDEKIEELSLTIHTHGIIQPIVVREYEAGKYEIIAGERRFRAVTKLGWETIPAIIKDFNDAETASVALIENLQREELSVIEEAIAYAKLLELHNLTQEALAQRLGKGQSTVANKLRLLKLPEEVQDALLQKQITERHARALIPLKSPDKQLKLLKEVIELQLNVKQTENRVNRMLEETMDKPKPKRKAFSKDMRIAMNTIRQSLTMVQDNGVELNSTEEEFDDFYQITIKIPKK
- a CDS encoding ParA family protein, whose amino-acid sequence is MARIISIANQKGGVGKTTTSVNLGACLAYLGKKVLLVDIDPQGNATSGVGIDKADVDACIYDILVEDADAKTVVKPTDVENLYIIPATIQLAGAEIELVPTISREVRLKRALETVEAAYDYIIIDCPPSLGLLTINSLTASNSVLIPVQCEYYALEGLSQLLNTVRLVQKHLNTDLMIEGVLLTMLDARTNLGIQVIDEVKKYFQEKVYQSIIPRNIRLSEAPSHGKPIIIYDPKSRGAEVYLDLAKEVMMNG
- a CDS encoding ParB/RepB/Spo0J family partition protein, with amino-acid sequence MAKGLGKGINAFFPNVDLNKEEVIQEIKLKDLRPNPYQPRKHFEEEAIEELKESIIQHGILQPIIVRKSIKGYEIVVGERRFRAAKAAGLEVAPVVVKELSEQEMMELALLENLQREDLTPIEEAQAYQSLIDQLNLTQEQLAKRLGKSRPHIANHIRLLSLPEAVRGFISDGKLSMGHGRALLGLRKKEKLNVVVEKILKEQLNVRQLEQLVHQLNENVSRETLKPKKEKDIFIKERETVLRERFGTSVSIKQTKKKGKIEIEFMSPDDLNRILELLGAIE
- a CDS encoding DUF554 domain-containing protein, coding for MVLLGTIVNGICIILGTLIGSFLTRIPEKVKNTVMQGIGLSVTLLGIQMGLKSEEFLIVIMSIVIGAVIGEFIDLDDKLNRIGLWIEKKIGNRAKGDVAKGFVTATLIFVIGAMAIIGSLDSGIRQDHQVLYTKSLIDGFTSLILTTTLGVGVMLSAIPVMIYQGSIALFATQIERFVPTAIMDSFIVEMTATGGLMIVAIGLNLLGITKIKVANLLPSIIIVAILVTIVHKFL
- the yyaC gene encoding spore protease YyaC, with translation MNLRPNIFEKLSLESKILFDDKEAPTKIASQLMTHFPTQLDKQIAVVCIGTDRSTGDALGPLIGTKLEEAGISFIHVFGTLENPIHAVNLEEQLAYIKDKLNNPFILAIDACLGRLKNVGCVTVATGPVKPGAGVKKDLPPVGDIHMTGIVNVSGFMEYFVLQNTRLNLVMKMASTISDGVMEADRLLKRKQLLAKYSLNKSKTI